Proteins from one Pseudarthrobacter sp. BIM B-2242 genomic window:
- a CDS encoding type II toxin-antitoxin system VapC family toxin — protein sequence MIIYLDTSAVLKLVVEEPESAAAAQYLSGAAASGHRLVASMLLYTELHCAAHRRGFPGAPVNAVLGAINLVDVARSDLMYAAALPGKLRSADAIHLAAAIRLQSDVMVAYDSELLAAAVEAGLDVLSPGA from the coding sequence TTGATCATTTACCTGGACACATCGGCTGTCCTCAAACTGGTGGTGGAAGAACCGGAATCAGCCGCTGCCGCTCAATACCTTTCAGGGGCCGCGGCAAGTGGCCATCGGTTGGTGGCTTCGATGCTGTTGTATACCGAACTGCATTGCGCGGCCCATCGCCGCGGATTTCCCGGAGCGCCTGTCAATGCAGTCCTGGGAGCCATCAACCTGGTCGATGTTGCACGCTCGGACCTCATGTACGCAGCGGCTCTTCCCGGCAAACTCCGAAGCGCAGACGCCATCCATCTGGCCGCTGCCATCCGGCTGCAGTCTGACGTCATGGTGGCGTACGACTCCGAGCTCCTGGCCGCGGCTGTGGAAGCAGGCCTGGACGTCCTATCCCCCGGCGCATAA
- a CDS encoding type II toxin-antitoxin system Phd/YefM family antitoxin, producing the protein MTTIPHRELRNQSSKILERVKNGETIDVTNNGEVAATLIPPSASPFERLLLSGQVRPAAEGAVDFLALPRVRSNAGTAEILADLRGDR; encoded by the coding sequence ATGACAACCATTCCACACCGCGAGCTTCGCAACCAGAGCAGCAAAATCCTAGAGCGCGTGAAGAACGGCGAGACCATCGATGTAACAAACAACGGTGAGGTAGCCGCGACACTGATCCCGCCGTCGGCGTCACCCTTTGAGCGCCTGCTGCTTTCGGGACAGGTCCGTCCCGCCGCCGAGGGGGCGGTCGATTTCCTGGCCCTGCCGCGAGTCAGGTCAAACGCCGGTACGGCCGAGATCCTGGCCGACCTCCGTGGGGACCGTTGA
- a CDS encoding cold-shock protein: MATGTVKWFNAEKGFGFISPDDSSQDVFAHYSAIASSGFRSLEENQKVSFETEQGPKGPQAVNIQAL; encoded by the coding sequence ATGGCTACTGGTACCGTCAAATGGTTTAACGCTGAAAAGGGCTTCGGCTTCATTTCCCCCGATGACTCCTCACAGGACGTTTTCGCTCACTACTCCGCGATCGCCTCTTCAGGCTTCCGCTCACTCGAAGAGAACCAGAAGGTTTCCTTCGAAACCGAGCAGGGCCCCAAGGGTCCCCAGGCCGTCAACATCCAGGCACTCTAA
- the ctaD gene encoding cytochrome c oxidase subunit I produces the protein MAITGDSRIGTPANAAPAVAPRRKGSVVVQWLTTTDHKKIGYMYLIASFIFFLLAGVMALLIRAELFQPGMQILQTKEQYNQLFTMHGIAMLLMFATPLFAGFANFVMPLQIGAPDVAFPRLNALAFWFFLFGSTIAMSGFITPQGAASFGWFAYAPLNNTTFSPGVGGDLWVFGLILSGFGTILGAVNFITTIICMRAPGLTMWRMPIFTWNTLVTSILVIMAFPPLAAAFFAIGADRRFGAHIYDPENGGPILYQHLFWFFGHPEVYIIALPFFGIVSEIFPVFSRKPIFGYKGLVYATIAIAALSMTVWAHHMYVTGSVLLPFFAFMTMLIAVPTGVKFFNWIGTMWRGSLTFETPMLWSIGFLVTFLFGGLTGIILASPPLDFHVSDSYFVVAHFHYVVFGTVVFAMFAGFYFWWPKFTGTMLNERLGKIHFWMLFLGFHGTFLIQHWLGVEGMPRRYADYLVEDNFTWMNQFSTISSFLLGASMIPFFFNVYITWRRGEKVEVDDPWGFGASLEWATSCPPPRHNFTSLPRIRSERPALDLHHPELRVREHETTHSPAAAALGAADIGDDDVRSPNPDE, from the coding sequence ATGGCCATCACTGGAGATTCGCGAATAGGGACGCCGGCAAACGCCGCCCCTGCAGTGGCACCACGGCGTAAAGGCAGCGTTGTGGTCCAGTGGCTCACCACAACGGACCACAAAAAGATCGGCTACATGTATCTGATCGCGTCCTTTATATTCTTCCTCCTCGCCGGCGTGATGGCCCTGCTGATCCGGGCTGAGCTTTTCCAGCCTGGCATGCAGATCCTGCAGACCAAGGAGCAGTACAACCAGCTGTTCACCATGCACGGGATCGCGATGCTGCTGATGTTCGCAACCCCCTTGTTCGCCGGGTTCGCGAACTTCGTTATGCCGCTGCAGATCGGCGCCCCGGACGTGGCGTTCCCGCGGCTGAACGCGCTGGCTTTCTGGTTTTTCCTTTTCGGTTCCACCATCGCCATGTCAGGCTTCATCACGCCCCAGGGTGCGGCGTCGTTCGGCTGGTTCGCCTACGCGCCGTTGAACAACACCACGTTCAGCCCCGGCGTCGGCGGTGACCTGTGGGTCTTCGGCCTGATCCTGTCAGGTTTCGGCACCATTCTCGGTGCGGTCAACTTCATAACCACCATTATTTGCATGCGCGCCCCCGGCCTGACCATGTGGCGGATGCCCATCTTCACGTGGAACACCCTGGTCACGTCAATTCTGGTGATTATGGCCTTCCCGCCCCTGGCTGCAGCTTTCTTCGCCATAGGAGCGGACCGCCGGTTCGGCGCCCATATTTACGATCCCGAAAACGGCGGGCCCATTCTGTACCAGCATCTGTTCTGGTTCTTCGGCCATCCCGAGGTCTACATCATTGCGCTGCCGTTCTTCGGCATCGTCTCGGAGATCTTCCCGGTCTTCAGCCGCAAACCGATCTTCGGCTACAAGGGCCTCGTCTACGCCACCATCGCCATCGCCGCGCTGTCCATGACGGTATGGGCGCACCACATGTACGTCACTGGATCGGTGCTGCTGCCGTTCTTCGCTTTTATGACCATGCTCATCGCGGTGCCCACCGGTGTGAAGTTCTTCAACTGGATCGGCACCATGTGGCGCGGATCGCTGACGTTTGAAACTCCGATGCTGTGGAGCATCGGCTTCCTGGTCACCTTCCTCTTCGGCGGCCTGACGGGCATCATCCTGGCTTCCCCGCCGCTGGACTTCCACGTCTCCGACTCCTACTTCGTGGTGGCGCACTTCCACTACGTGGTGTTCGGCACCGTGGTGTTCGCGATGTTCGCCGGGTTCTACTTCTGGTGGCCGAAGTTCACAGGCACTATGCTCAACGAGCGCCTGGGCAAGATCCACTTCTGGATGCTGTTCCTGGGCTTCCACGGAACATTCCTCATCCAGCACTGGCTCGGTGTTGAGGGCATGCCCCGCCGGTATGCGGACTATCTGGTGGAGGACAACTTCACCTGGATGAACCAGTTCTCCACCATTTCATCCTTCCTCTTGGGCGCCTCGATGATTCCGTTCTTCTTCAACGTGTACATCACGTGGCGTCGCGGTGAAAAGGTGGAGGTCGATGACCCCTGGGGCTTCGGCGCCTCACTTGAGTGGGCCACGTCCTGCCCGCCGCCACGGCACAACTTCACGTCACTGCCCCGGATCCGTTCAGAACGCCCGGCCCTGGACCTTCACCACCCGGAGCTCCGCGTCCGCGAGCACGAAACCACGCATAGCCCCGCCGCGGCAGCCCTGGGTGCCGCCGATATCGGCGATGACGACGTACGCAGTCCCAACCCGGACGAGTAG
- a CDS encoding FadR/GntR family transcriptional regulator, producing the protein MSTATVQGADTADDDGASPAMHERVLKAVGIAIASGALPPGSRLTLEGIQAEYGISRTVARDTMKVLESMNLVYSRRRVGIVVQERGLWNVFDPKLVRWRLASDRREIQYSSLTELRIAVEPIAAAGAARRASAAERARLVELAAELRRLGEAGDLKAFLAVDIEFHRLLLQSCGNEMFSALEGMVAEVLTSRTQQGLMPFKPRNEALQAHEDVAAAVARGDAVMAETAVHHILNEVRTAMGLR; encoded by the coding sequence ATGTCGACGGCGACAGTACAGGGCGCGGATACCGCGGACGACGACGGGGCATCCCCCGCGATGCATGAGCGCGTTCTCAAGGCGGTTGGCATCGCCATCGCTTCGGGAGCTCTTCCGCCCGGCAGCCGGCTCACTCTCGAAGGCATTCAGGCGGAGTACGGCATTTCCCGCACTGTTGCCCGCGACACCATGAAGGTCCTTGAATCCATGAACCTGGTGTATTCGCGCCGGCGGGTGGGCATCGTGGTGCAGGAACGCGGCCTGTGGAATGTTTTCGACCCCAAGCTGGTGCGTTGGCGGCTCGCCTCGGACCGGCGCGAGATCCAGTACAGCAGCCTCACGGAGCTGCGCATCGCCGTCGAACCCATCGCCGCGGCCGGGGCCGCCCGCCGCGCAAGCGCCGCTGAAAGGGCAAGACTGGTTGAACTCGCCGCCGAGCTCCGGCGGCTTGGCGAGGCCGGTGACCTCAAGGCATTCCTCGCGGTGGACATCGAGTTCCACCGCCTGCTGCTCCAAAGCTGCGGCAATGAGATGTTCAGCGCGCTGGAGGGGATGGTGGCCGAGGTCCTGACCAGCCGCACGCAGCAGGGACTGATGCCGTTCAAGCCGCGGAATGAAGCCCTGCAGGCGCACGAGGACGTTGCTGCCGCCGTGGCCCGCGGCGATGCCGTGATGGCGGAGACTGCCGTCCACCACATCCTGAATGAGGTCCGGACGGCGATGGGCCTGCGCTAG
- a CDS encoding gluconokinase: MQNPATHLVVMGVAGSGKSTIAAALSQQLGWACAEADEFHPQSNISKMTQGIPLQDEDRWPWLQEIQDWMTAQAAAGHSTVLTCSALKQTYRHLLAEAEGRVLFVHLDGGADLISQRMQGREGHFMPPTLLPSQLATLEPLTGDELAAGSLRLDISLPPQEIVAAVIAALAASATSAAVVSPAAPGAPASPAASVHPATSAT, from the coding sequence ATGCAGAATCCCGCCACGCATCTGGTGGTGATGGGCGTTGCCGGTTCCGGCAAGTCCACCATCGCCGCTGCCCTTTCCCAGCAGCTTGGCTGGGCCTGTGCGGAGGCCGACGAGTTCCACCCGCAGTCCAACATCAGCAAGATGACCCAGGGCATTCCCCTGCAGGACGAGGACCGCTGGCCCTGGCTGCAGGAGATCCAGGACTGGATGACCGCCCAGGCCGCCGCCGGCCACAGCACGGTCCTCACCTGCTCGGCGCTTAAGCAGACCTACCGTCACCTTCTGGCCGAGGCTGAGGGCCGCGTGCTGTTTGTCCACCTCGACGGCGGGGCGGACCTGATCAGCCAGCGCATGCAGGGCCGCGAAGGCCACTTCATGCCTCCCACCCTCCTGCCCAGCCAGCTGGCCACACTGGAACCCCTGACCGGCGACGAACTCGCCGCCGGCAGCCTCCGCCTGGACATCTCCCTGCCCCCGCAGGAGATCGTCGCCGCAGTCATCGCCGCCCTGGCGGCTTCTGCGACTTCGGCGGCTGTCGTGAGCCCCGCCGCCCCCGGCGCCCCCGCGAGCCCCGCGGCTTCCGTGCACCCCGCGACCAGCGCCACCTAG
- a CDS encoding GntP family permease encodes MTIEGWTQTMGAAPLLLIAAAAIVALLFLIIKLRMHALVALILISLATAFATGIPANKVVPVLIDGFGTTLGTVALLVGLGAMLGRIVETSGGAKVLADYLIGVFGEKRAPFALGLASLIFGFPIFFDAGLVVMLPVVFAVAHRLGGGVLRYGLPAAGAFSVMHIFLPPHPGPVSAAAFFDANIGLVLIAGLITAIPTWYVTAYLFGLWTGKKLVLPVPEILGHASAEAESHPPRFRTIIGLLLLPLVLIFINTGLNTLASSGALSESVRNEQWFQILRTIGETPVALLIAVLVAVFVLGSRRGKDAGAIEKLLESSLGPVCSVILITGAGGMFGGVLRASGIGAALADVLGDLGIPLILAGFLISAILRIAQGSATVALTTTAGLIAPAVALAGLTGMQVAALVIAVAAGSVVVSHVNDSGFWLVGRFFGMDVKTTLKTWTVMETLIGVMGFAIAAVIFGLAGIAG; translated from the coding sequence ATGACCATCGAAGGATGGACCCAGACGATGGGCGCAGCCCCCCTGCTGCTCATCGCTGCGGCCGCGATCGTCGCCCTGCTGTTCCTGATCATCAAGCTGCGGATGCATGCACTGGTCGCACTGATCCTGATCAGCCTCGCGACGGCATTCGCCACCGGCATCCCGGCCAACAAGGTGGTGCCGGTGCTGATCGACGGCTTCGGGACCACCCTCGGCACCGTGGCGCTTCTGGTGGGCCTGGGCGCCATGCTGGGCCGCATCGTGGAAACCAGCGGCGGTGCCAAGGTCCTGGCCGATTACCTGATTGGTGTCTTCGGCGAAAAGCGGGCCCCGTTCGCCCTGGGCCTGGCCTCCCTGATCTTCGGCTTCCCCATCTTCTTTGACGCCGGCCTGGTGGTTATGCTGCCCGTGGTCTTCGCCGTGGCCCACCGCCTCGGCGGGGGAGTGCTCCGTTACGGCCTCCCCGCCGCCGGCGCGTTCTCGGTGATGCACATCTTCCTGCCGCCGCACCCGGGCCCGGTCTCCGCCGCCGCGTTCTTCGACGCCAACATCGGGCTGGTCCTGATTGCCGGCCTCATCACGGCCATCCCCACCTGGTACGTCACCGCGTACCTGTTCGGCCTGTGGACCGGCAAGAAGCTGGTCCTCCCGGTCCCGGAAATCCTTGGCCATGCCAGCGCCGAGGCCGAGTCGCACCCGCCGCGGTTCCGCACCATCATCGGCCTGCTGCTCCTGCCGCTGGTCCTGATCTTCATCAACACCGGCCTGAACACCCTGGCCTCCTCCGGTGCGCTGTCCGAATCCGTCAGGAACGAACAGTGGTTCCAGATCCTGCGCACCATCGGTGAGACCCCGGTGGCCCTGCTGATCGCCGTGCTGGTGGCCGTGTTTGTGCTCGGTAGCCGCCGCGGCAAGGACGCCGGCGCCATCGAGAAGCTGCTCGAATCCTCACTCGGGCCGGTCTGCTCGGTCATCCTTATCACCGGTGCCGGCGGCATGTTCGGCGGCGTGCTGCGCGCGTCCGGCATCGGCGCCGCACTGGCCGACGTCCTGGGCGACCTCGGCATCCCACTGATCCTTGCCGGCTTCCTGATCTCCGCCATCCTGCGCATCGCCCAGGGTTCAGCCACCGTGGCCCTGACCACTACCGCGGGCCTCATCGCCCCCGCTGTGGCACTGGCCGGACTAACCGGCATGCAGGTTGCCGCCCTGGTCATCGCCGTGGCCGCCGGCTCCGTGGTGGTTTCCCACGTCAACGACTCCGGTTTCTGGCTGGTGGGGCGCTTCTTCGGCATGGACGTCAAGACCACGCTGAAGACCTGGACCGTCATGGAAACGCTCATCGGCGTGATGGGCTTCGCCATCGCGGCGGTCATCTTCGGGCTCGCCGGGATAGCGGGTTAG
- a CDS encoding TfoX/Sxy family protein codes for MEMPKASEEDKERFRAAMPGHPDVIIKPMFGNLGAFVNGNMFAGLIGPTIGVKLGEADKQELEGTERTVPFGPPERPMGGYTGLPDMWNAEGDGDDARARAWAEKAYAYVAALPPKAPKAPKAPKAPKQPKPTTD; via the coding sequence ATGGAGATGCCCAAGGCGTCAGAGGAAGATAAGGAACGGTTCCGCGCAGCGATGCCGGGCCACCCCGACGTAATCATCAAGCCGATGTTCGGCAACCTGGGCGCCTTCGTCAACGGCAATATGTTCGCCGGCCTGATCGGCCCCACCATCGGCGTCAAGCTTGGCGAAGCCGACAAACAGGAGCTCGAAGGCACCGAGCGGACGGTCCCGTTCGGGCCGCCGGAGCGGCCGATGGGCGGCTACACCGGCCTGCCGGACATGTGGAACGCCGAGGGCGACGGCGACGACGCGCGGGCACGCGCCTGGGCCGAAAAGGCCTACGCCTACGTGGCAGCACTCCCGCCGAAAGCACCGAAAGCACCGAAAGCACCGAAAGCACCGAAGCAGCCGAAACCAACGACTGACTGA
- a CDS encoding SDR family NAD(P)-dependent oxidoreductase, whose translation MTQRTIVITGASDGIGAAAARTLTDAGDRVVVVGRSEEKTRTLAKELNADYFVTDFAELDQVRTLAAQLKSDYPRIDVLANNAGGIMGKHQLTVDGNEATFQINHLAPFLLTNELMDVLIASKAKVINTASAANGFGKMDLFDLNAEHTYSTNRAYGTAKLANILFTSELHRRLGEQGITTAAFHPGVVRTNFAAASTSPMRHAYKTLLNRFMLSPDQGADTLLWLINGTAGTDWVSGAYYAKRALAKANAQAYDAELAQGLWEASEALVGTRN comes from the coding sequence TTGACCCAACGCACCATTGTGATCACCGGCGCCAGCGACGGCATCGGCGCGGCAGCCGCACGGACACTGACTGACGCGGGGGACCGGGTAGTCGTCGTCGGCCGGTCCGAGGAGAAGACGCGGACGCTCGCCAAGGAGCTCAACGCCGACTACTTCGTCACCGACTTCGCCGAACTGGACCAGGTCCGCACCCTCGCCGCGCAGCTGAAGTCCGACTACCCGCGGATTGACGTCCTGGCCAACAACGCCGGCGGCATCATGGGCAAACACCAGCTCACTGTCGACGGCAACGAGGCCACGTTCCAGATCAACCACCTTGCCCCGTTCCTGCTCACGAACGAGCTTATGGATGTCCTGATCGCCAGCAAGGCCAAGGTCATCAACACTGCCAGCGCGGCGAACGGTTTCGGCAAAATGGACCTCTTCGACCTCAACGCCGAGCATACCTATTCCACCAACCGCGCCTACGGCACGGCCAAGCTCGCCAACATCCTCTTCACGTCCGAGCTCCACCGCCGCTTGGGCGAGCAGGGAATTACGACGGCGGCGTTCCACCCGGGGGTGGTCCGCACCAACTTCGCAGCGGCCTCGACCAGTCCCATGCGGCACGCGTACAAGACCCTGCTGAACCGCTTTATGCTCAGCCCGGACCAGGGTGCCGACACCCTTCTTTGGCTCATCAACGGCACGGCCGGGACGGACTGGGTCTCCGGCGCCTACTACGCCAAGCGTGCACTGGCCAAAGCGAACGCCCAGGCGTATGACGCCGAGCTGGCGCAGGGTTTGTGGGAGGCGAGCGAGGCGCTGGTCGGGACCCGAAACTAG
- a CDS encoding FMN-binding negative transcriptional regulator: MYVPAHFEAGPDATYDLLTRPGAANLVTMTSTGLLATLLPFVFDPSVGEHGALLTHVARNNPQWSEAAVGEAIMIIQGADSYVSPSWYASKAEHGRVVPTWNYSTAHVYGTLVVHDDPAWLAGQVRRLTDANEAAFDHPWSVDDAPERYIAGQLRAIVGLELVITRIEAKAKLSQNRPAADIDGVVAGLRGQGQSASAADVERARPAPRLRPNQVAPTVVLTAHNDS, translated from the coding sequence ATGTACGTCCCAGCCCATTTTGAAGCCGGTCCCGACGCCACCTATGACCTCCTCACCCGGCCGGGCGCAGCCAACCTGGTCACCATGACATCGACGGGCCTGCTCGCCACGCTGCTGCCGTTCGTCTTCGATCCGTCAGTAGGCGAACACGGCGCCCTCCTGACACATGTGGCGCGCAACAATCCGCAGTGGTCCGAAGCCGCCGTCGGGGAAGCAATCATGATCATCCAGGGCGCGGACTCCTACGTCTCGCCGTCCTGGTACGCGTCCAAGGCCGAGCACGGGCGGGTGGTTCCCACGTGGAATTACTCGACGGCTCATGTGTACGGCACGCTGGTTGTCCACGACGATCCGGCATGGCTCGCCGGCCAGGTGCGGCGGCTCACCGACGCCAACGAAGCCGCCTTCGACCATCCGTGGAGCGTGGACGATGCACCGGAGCGCTACATCGCAGGCCAGCTCAGGGCAATCGTGGGCCTTGAACTGGTCATCACCAGGATCGAGGCGAAGGCCAAGCTCAGCCAGAACCGGCCGGCCGCCGACATCGACGGCGTGGTGGCGGGCCTCCGCGGGCAGGGCCAGTCGGCAAGTGCCGCCGACGTCGAGCGGGCCCGGCCCGCGCCTCGGCTCCGTCCCAACCAGGTAGCACCAACAGTCGTTTTGACGGCTCATAACGACAGTTAG
- a CDS encoding dihydrofolate reductase family protein, whose amino-acid sequence MRKVTSGLFHSVDGVVSEPNLWQFDSFDEDMGKALTGVMERVDTVVLGRVSYQEWAGYWPTASADEDFVGFINTVEKFVASRTLKEPLEWQNSRLIEGPLEDFVAGLKQRDGGEIAVMGSISVVRQLLFAGLLDELTLMTHPVVAGSGRHLFEAGDPTTRLSLKDQYRTTKGNIVSTYSLRGE is encoded by the coding sequence ATGCGCAAAGTCACGTCCGGCCTGTTCCACTCCGTTGACGGCGTGGTCTCAGAACCGAATCTCTGGCAGTTCGACAGCTTCGACGAGGACATGGGCAAAGCCCTGACCGGAGTGATGGAACGCGTGGACACCGTGGTACTCGGACGCGTGAGCTACCAGGAATGGGCGGGCTACTGGCCCACCGCCTCTGCAGATGAGGATTTCGTCGGCTTCATTAACACGGTGGAGAAGTTCGTGGCGTCCCGGACGCTGAAGGAGCCGCTTGAGTGGCAGAACTCCCGCCTGATCGAGGGTCCGCTGGAGGACTTTGTGGCGGGACTCAAACAGCGCGACGGCGGCGAGATCGCCGTGATGGGCAGCATCTCCGTGGTGCGCCAACTCCTGTTCGCCGGGCTGCTGGATGAGCTGACGCTGATGACGCACCCCGTGGTGGCCGGCAGCGGGCGGCATCTGTTCGAAGCCGGTGACCCTACCACCAGGCTCAGCCTGAAGGATCAGTACCGGACCACCAAGGGCAACATCGTCAGTACTTACAGCCTGCGGGGCGAATAA
- a CDS encoding bifunctional diguanylate cyclase/phosphodiesterase, which translates to MGGSRRQNKVFGAPSFGALLDASPDALLALDADGTVLVANTAASRLFGYSREELTGSNHWMLLSEGFHNETALLRAQLLARPDDPQPPREVYGVHRDGTEFAAEIAGSLVDDGGPQVLLVSVRSTGHRKSADADLSEAMSLLTATLESTADGILVISSEGRIAGLNEQFLTMWGIPPDMMKADSDEPAMQLILSQVKDPEAFLARVEKLTADSSAESHDTIDFLDGRTFERYSRPQKVGDRIVGRVWSFRDVTPRRMAQEQAEQALTDLAAQAEQLRAMAFQDPLTGLANRAVFNAELLNALKEPRLKSVDVLLLDLDDFKEVNDILGHHAGDVMLVEVARRLRGCVPTADVVARLGGDEFVVLLTACPDVDAIAECIVRCLHVPFTIEGTMLRPSLSLGLASVGREARAASELLREADIAMYAAKAAGKNRFLRFHPEMMTALVQRTDLEAGLQLAIGRGEISVEFQPIVSPRMGRVVKFEALARWDREDQRVPPAVFIPLAERSGLINELGSEVMAQSLKQLASWLREDPSRSLSMNVSGVQLQEPDFAEAVLRLAETSGVGAYQLVFEVTESVFFDADCNVIKQLSRLREAGARVALDDFGTGYSSLGRLQDLPVDIVKIDKTFVSMVRSGAERLPILSSMINMAHSLGLTVTAEGIETEEQARYLIALECDSLQGYLFSHPEPVCRFGHALKNAGQALVGLESRSVPD; encoded by the coding sequence ATGGGGGGATCCAGGCGGCAGAACAAGGTTTTCGGGGCACCATCGTTCGGCGCGCTCCTTGATGCCAGCCCGGACGCACTCCTCGCCCTGGATGCGGACGGCACCGTCCTCGTGGCGAACACCGCGGCCAGCAGGCTCTTCGGCTATTCCCGCGAGGAGCTGACCGGCAGCAACCACTGGATGCTCCTTTCGGAGGGCTTCCACAATGAGACGGCGCTGCTCCGGGCACAACTGTTGGCCCGGCCCGACGATCCGCAGCCGCCGCGCGAGGTGTATGGAGTGCACCGGGACGGCACTGAGTTCGCCGCCGAAATTGCCGGTTCCCTGGTCGACGACGGCGGCCCGCAGGTGTTGCTCGTTTCGGTCCGGAGCACCGGGCACCGGAAGAGCGCTGACGCTGACCTGAGCGAGGCGATGTCGCTCCTGACCGCCACCTTGGAGTCGACAGCAGACGGGATACTGGTCATCAGCTCCGAGGGCAGGATCGCCGGGCTGAATGAGCAGTTCCTGACGATGTGGGGCATTCCGCCGGACATGATGAAGGCCGATTCGGACGAGCCAGCCATGCAGCTGATCCTCAGCCAGGTGAAGGACCCTGAAGCGTTCCTGGCCCGTGTAGAGAAACTGACCGCGGATTCCAGCGCGGAAAGCCACGACACCATCGATTTCCTTGACGGCCGGACGTTCGAGCGGTATTCGCGCCCGCAGAAAGTGGGCGATCGGATTGTGGGACGGGTCTGGAGTTTCCGCGATGTCACCCCGCGCCGGATGGCCCAGGAGCAGGCCGAGCAGGCCCTGACCGACCTGGCGGCCCAGGCCGAGCAGCTGCGGGCCATGGCATTCCAGGACCCGCTGACCGGGTTGGCCAACAGGGCGGTGTTCAACGCTGAACTCCTCAACGCTCTCAAAGAACCGCGGCTCAAGTCCGTGGACGTCCTCCTGCTTGACCTGGATGACTTCAAGGAGGTCAACGACATCCTGGGCCACCATGCGGGCGATGTCATGCTGGTGGAGGTGGCCCGCCGGCTTAGGGGCTGCGTCCCTACCGCGGACGTGGTGGCCCGGCTTGGCGGCGACGAGTTTGTGGTGCTGCTGACGGCCTGCCCCGATGTGGACGCCATCGCGGAGTGCATTGTCCGCTGCCTGCACGTGCCGTTCACGATCGAGGGCACCATGCTCCGCCCCAGCCTGAGCCTGGGACTCGCCTCCGTGGGCCGGGAAGCCCGGGCGGCTTCGGAACTGCTGCGCGAGGCAGACATCGCCATGTACGCGGCCAAGGCGGCAGGAAAGAACCGTTTCCTGCGGTTCCACCCCGAGATGATGACGGCACTGGTCCAGCGCACGGACCTGGAAGCCGGCCTCCAACTGGCCATCGGGCGGGGCGAGATTTCCGTGGAGTTCCAGCCGATCGTGTCGCCGCGCATGGGCAGAGTGGTCAAATTTGAAGCACTGGCCCGCTGGGACCGCGAGGACCAACGCGTCCCGCCCGCAGTCTTCATCCCCTTGGCCGAACGCAGCGGCCTCATCAACGAACTCGGCAGCGAGGTGATGGCGCAAAGCCTGAAGCAGCTGGCGTCCTGGCTCCGGGAGGACCCGTCGCGGTCGCTGTCCATGAACGTCTCCGGCGTCCAGCTGCAGGAACCCGACTTTGCGGAGGCAGTCCTTCGTTTGGCTGAGACAAGCGGAGTGGGCGCCTACCAGCTGGTCTTCGAGGTCACCGAGAGTGTGTTCTTCGACGCCGACTGCAACGTAATCAAACAGCTCAGCCGTTTGCGGGAAGCCGGGGCCCGTGTGGCCCTGGACGATTTCGGCACCGGCTACTCCTCGCTGGGACGGCTGCAGGACCTGCCGGTGGACATCGTCAAGATCGACAAGACGTTTGTTTCCATGGTGCGCAGCGGCGCCGAACGCCTTCCGATCCTGAGTTCCATGATCAACATGGCGCACAGCCTGGGACTTACTGTCACCGCCGAGGGCATCGAAACCGAGGAGCAGGCCAGGTACCTTATCGCCTTGGAATGCGATTCGCTGCAGGGCTACCTGTTCTCGCATCCGGAACCGGTCTGCCGCTTCGGGCACGCGCTAAAAAACGCCGGACAGGCGCTGGTGGGATTAGAGAGCCGCTCTGTCCCCGACTGA